The DNA region GGTGCCATCCAGGTGGGCATGGCGCTGGCGTGGCGCCGTGAGCTGCCCGCGTGGGGGATGTGGCTCGCGGTGGGGCTGGTGACCCTGATGGTCGGGCTCATCGCGCTGGCCTGGCCCAACCTCACCGTGCTCACCCTGGCGATCTGGCTGGGTGTTGGCCTGCTGGTGCGCGGTCTCACCGTGATCTGGTTCGGCACCCGCCTGCGCACGCTCGGCGCGCTGGTCTGATCAGAGCGCCACCGCAAGTGGGCGACGGGCGTGGACCGCCTCCGAGAATCCGTCGACCGCGGTGCGCACCGGCCCTTCGCCCGCCGCGTCGAGCGCGACTCGGTCCGCGTCGACCGCGATGTGCTTGTCCAGGACCAACCAGCCTTGCACCACGTGGTCCGCGCCCAGTGACGTGAGCACCGGGCGCAGCGCGTAGTCGATGGCGAGCACGTGGGCGGGGGTGCCGCCGGTGACCAGCGGCAGCACGGCCTTTCCCGCCAACGCGAACTGCGGGAGCAAGTCGAGCAAAGCCTTCAACAGCCCCGAATAGGCCGCCTTGTAGACGGGTGAAGCGACCACCACCGCGTCCGCGCCCGCGATCGCGTCGATCACCCCGGTGATGGCAGGGTCGGCCGTGTCGGCGGCCAGCAGCGCCGCGGTGGCAGGTCGCGGACGCGAACTCGCGGACCACGTGCCCGTGCGCCCGCAGCCTGCGCGCGACATAGCCGGACAGGGCGGCGGTCCTCGACGTCGCCGAACGTGAACGCCTGACCCTGCGCCAACTCCTGGCGCCTCGGCGGCGGCCGCGGCCACCAGGTCGTCGCCGGAACCCTGACCAGATCGCCGACCACATCGAACTCTGGTTCACCCAGGGCGCCGCCGACGGCTTCAACGTGATGGCGCCGCTGCTGCCGTCCGGGTTGGAGGAGTTCGTCGAGACTGTCGTCCCGCTGCTAAGGGCACGCGGCCTGTTCCGCCGCTGAGTCCGACCGTGCTCAGACGCCGCCCTCGGGTCGGGTGCTGAACGCGGCGTCGAAAGACGTGGTCGGCGGATCGAACACGAGGTTCCGGACGAACGCGACGGCCTCCTGCGCGCCGCGGAGTCGGTCCATGCCCGCGTCCTCCCACTCCACCGAGATCGGTCCGGCGTAGCCGATGGCGTTCAGCGCGCGGAAGCAGTCCTCCCATGGCACGTCGCCGTGGCCGGTCGAGACGAAGTCCCAGCCGCGGCGGGGGTGGCCCCAGGGCAGGTGGGAGCCAAGGCGTCCGCCGCGGCCGTCGAAGCGCTTGCGGGTGTCCTTGCAGTCGACGTGGTAGATCCGGTCGGCGAAATCGAGGATGAAGCCGACCGGGTCGAGGTCCTGCCAGACGAAGTGCGACGGGTCCCAGTTCAGGCCGAAGGCGGGGCGGTTGTCCACCGCGTCCAGGGTGCGTTTCGTGGTCCAGAAGTCGTAGGCGATCTCCGACGGGTGGACCTCGTGGGCGAAGCGCACGCCGACCTCGTCGAACACGTCGAGGATCGGGTTCCACCGACGCGCGAAGTCCGCGTAGCCGTCCTCGATCACCGATTCGGGCACCGGTGGGAACATCGCCACGTACTTCCAGATCTTCGACCCGGTGAACCCGACGACGGTGTCCACGCCGAGTTCGGCCGCCGCCCGCGCCGCGTCGGCCATGTCGGCGGCGGCCCGCTGCCGAACGCCCTCCGGCTCGCCGTCGCCCCAAACGCGGGCGGGCAGGATGGCCTGGTGGCGGAAGTCGATCGGGTCGTCGCAGATCGCCTGGCCGACGAGGTGGTTGGAGATGGCGAAGACCTTCAGGCCGTGCCGGTCGAGCTGGGCGAGCTTGGCCTCGACGTACCCGTCCTCGGCGACGGCGCGGTCGACCTCGAAGTGGTCACCGGAGCAGGCGATCTCCACCCCGTCATAGCCCCACTTCGCCGCGAGCGCGCACACCTCGTCGAAGGGCAGGTCGGCCCACTGGCCGGAGAACAGGGTGATCGGGCGGCTCATCGAACCAGCTCCTTCGCGGAGAGTCCTTGCAGGTCGAGCAGGAGGTCACGGACGTCGGTGGCGGCGATGCGGCCGTCGCGTTCGACGGCGGCGGGCACGGCCGGGTCGGAACACAGCAGGACCGGGCCCTCGTCGGCGGAGTCGGGCAGCCTGCCGTGGGTGCCGCGCACGACGGACGGGTCCAGCGGCACGACCTTCATCGTGTACCGGAGGCCGAGCTTCTTGCGCGCGAGCGTCAGCCCCGCTTTGGCCTTGGCGAGCGGGTCGGCCGGGTCGAAGAACAGCTCGGCCGGGTCGTAGCCGGGCTTGCGGTGGATGTCGACGCCTCGGGCGAAGTCCGGCGCGCGGTCGTTGTCGGTCCAGTAGTAGTAGGTGAACCAGGCGTCCGGCTCGGCGACGGCGACCAGTTCGCCGGACCGCTCATGGTCGAGTCCGACGCTCGCCTGGGCCGCGCGGTCGAAGACGGTGTCCACGCCGGGCAGCTTGTCCAGGATCGCCTTCACCCGCGGCACGTCGGCCGGGTCGGCCACGTAGACGTGCGCGAGTTGGTGGTCGGCGACGGCGAAGGCGCGCGAGGTCCACGGGTCGAGGTACTCCATGCCCGCCTGCGTGTAGACCTCCAGCAGACCTTCGGCACGCAGCGCGCGGTTGATGTCGACCGGCCTGCGCGCCTCGGTGATCCCGTACTCAGACAAGGCGACCACCGTGGCGCCCGCGGACGAAGCGTCACCGAGCAGCGGGGCGATCGCGGCGTCGACGTCGCGCGCGGCGGCGACGGCCTGGGCGGAGTCCGGACCGAACCGTTGCAGGTCGTAGTCCAGGTGCGGGACGTAGACCAGCAGCAGGTCAGGACGCTGGTCGGCGAGGATCTGCCGGGCCGCGCCGACGATCCACCGGCTCGACCCGATCGACGCCGTCGGCCCCCAGTACTGGAACAGCGGGAACGCGCCGAGCGACCCGGTGAGCCGGTCGTGCAGCTCGGGTGGGCGGACGTAGCAGTCCGGCGACTTGCGCCCGTCGGCGTGGTAGATCGGGCGCGGGGTGACCGTGATGTCGGTCGAGGCGCCCATCGCGTACCACCAGCAGACGTTCGCCGCGGTGTAGCCGGGGTGCGCGCGGCGGGCGGTCTCCCACACCTTCTCCCCCGCCACCAGCGCGTTGTGCTGGCGCCACAGGTGCACCTCGCCGAGGTCGCGGAAGTACCATCCGTTGCCGACGATCCCGTGCTCGGCGGGGGTGCGGCCGGTGAGCAGGGTCGACTGCACGCTGCAGGTGACGGCGGGCAGCACGGTGCCGAGTTCGGCCTGCCAGCCCTGGGCGCCGATGCGGGCCAGGTTCGGCATGTGCGCCAGCAGCCGGGGCGTCATCCCGACGACATCGATGACCACCAAGGGCTTCATACGGCCGCTCCCAGGCTCATGGCCGCCCAGCGCAGCTCCGCGGCGATGCCCGAGGACAGCGACGCCTGATCGAATCCGGGCAGGACCGACCAGGTGTAGGTCTCGACCTCGACGTGCGGCAGCACCGCCACAGTGGACCGCAGCGCCGCCATGGCGGCAAGCAGGACATCGGTGGTCGAGGTGAGCGGCGCGGGCGGAGCGGCGTGCAGGGGGACATGGAAATGGACCCGCCACGGATGCGCGGCGGGCAGGGTGTCGAACGCGTCGGGCAGGTCGTCGGCGGGGAGGACGCCGACCGGGGTGTTCTCCCGAACCTGGTGCAGGTAGCGGGGTTCGGCGAACGCGGCGAGCGCGGCCCTGGCCTCGGCGGTGCCCGGTTCGGCGACCTCCAGGGCCGCCGACGCCTGCACCTTGACCACCGACAGCCCGGCCCGGTGGATCGCCGACACGGTGTCGGCCGGGTCGGCGAAGGACACCGCGAGGTGGCAGGTGTCCAGGCAGATCCCCACGTAGTCCGGGTCGACGTGCCCGGCCAGCCAGGCCACGGCGTCGGCCACGGTGTCGAGCACGCAGCCCGGCTCCGGTTCGACCGCGAGCCGGATCGGCCGGTCCGACGCCGACCGCACCACCTGGGTGATCTTGTCGAACGCTCGCCGCGCCCGCGCGTCATCCTCGGCGGTCCACGGTTCGCGCCAGGCCAGCGGTAGCGTCGAGATGCTGCCGTAGGCCGCGGAGTCCGGCAGCAGGTCGGCGAGCACGGTCGCGCAGTCGGCCGTATAGGCCACGCGCTCGCGGTCGGCCCAGGTCGGCAGATAGACGGCGTGTTTGACGACGTCGTCGTGGAAGCCGCCGTAGGGGAACGCGTTGAGGGTGCTGACCGTCAGCCCGCGAGCGTCGAGTTCGGCCCGCAGCCCGTGCCGGGCGGTGGCGTCCGCCGCCAGCGCGCGGGCGACGGGCGCCGACAGCCACAGGCCGAGCGCGAGCGTGTCGACCGCCAGTTCCTCGCGGACGGCGACGGCGTAGCGGTCGAGCTGGGCGACGATCCCGGCGAGGTCCTCGGCCGGGTGGACGTTGGTGCAGTAGGCCGGGATCACGCGCGCTCACCGCGCAGCACCGAGTTGCCCGCGAACGTCTCGGCCGCATCGGGCGCGTCGTCGAGCACCAACCGCCCGCTCTGCCCGTAGAATTCCACTGGGTTGCGCCACAGCACGGTGTCCACATCGGACTCGGTGAAGCCCGCGGCGAGCATCGCCAAGCCGGTTTTGTGTGTCTTGAGCGGGTCGGAGCGACCCCAGTCGGCCGCGGAGTTCACCAGCACCCGCTCGGTGCCGTACTCCTTGAGGATCGCGACCATCCGCGTCTCGTCCAT from Alloactinosynnema sp. L-07 includes:
- a CDS encoding alkaline phosphatase family protein; the protein is MKPLVVIDVVGMTPRLLAHMPNLARIGAQGWQAELGTVLPAVTCSVQSTLLTGRTPAEHGIVGNGWYFRDLGEVHLWRQHNALVAGEKVWETARRAHPGYTAANVCWWYAMGASTDITVTPRPIYHADGRKSPDCYVRPPELHDRLTGSLGAFPLFQYWGPTASIGSSRWIVGAARQILADQRPDLLLVYVPHLDYDLQRFGPDSAQAVAAARDVDAAIAPLLGDASSAGATVVALSEYGITEARRPVDINRALRAEGLLEVYTQAGMEYLDPWTSRAFAVADHQLAHVYVADPADVPRVKAILDKLPGVDTVFDRAAQASVGLDHERSGELVAVAEPDAWFTYYYWTDNDRAPDFARGVDIHRKPGYDPAELFFDPADPLAKAKAGLTLARKKLGLRYTMKVVPLDPSVVRGTHGRLPDSADEGPVLLCSDPAVPAAVERDGRIAATDVRDLLLDLQGLSAKELVR
- a CDS encoding sugar phosphate isomerase/epimerase, whose amino-acid sequence is MSRPITLFSGQWADLPFDEVCALAAKWGYDGVEIACSGDHFEVDRAVAEDGYVEAKLAQLDRHGLKVFAISNHLVGQAICDDPIDFRHQAILPARVWGDGEPEGVRQRAAADMADAARAAAELGVDTVVGFTGSKIWKYVAMFPPVPESVIEDGYADFARRWNPILDVFDEVGVRFAHEVHPSEIAYDFWTTKRTLDAVDNRPAFGLNWDPSHFVWQDLDPVGFILDFADRIYHVDCKDTRKRFDGRGGRLGSHLPWGHPRRGWDFVSTGHGDVPWEDCFRALNAIGYAGPISVEWEDAGMDRLRGAQEAVAFVRNLVFDPPTTSFDAAFSTRPEGGV
- the eboE gene encoding metabolite traffic protein EboE; translated protein: MPAYCTNVHPAEDLAGIVAQLDRYAVAVREELAVDTLALGLWLSAPVARALAADATARHGLRAELDARGLTVSTLNAFPYGGFHDDVVKHAVYLPTWADRERVAYTADCATVLADLLPDSAAYGSISTLPLAWREPWTAEDDARARRAFDKITQVVRSASDRPIRLAVEPEPGCVLDTVADAVAWLAGHVDPDYVGICLDTCHLAVSFADPADTVSAIHRAGLSVVKVQASAALEVAEPGTAEARAALAAFAEPRYLHQVRENTPVGVLPADDLPDAFDTLPAAHPWRVHFHVPLHAAPPAPLTSTTDVLLAAMAALRSTVAVLPHVEVETYTWSVLPGFDQASLSSGIAAELRWAAMSLGAAV
- a CDS encoding NAD(P)H-dependent oxidoreductase; protein product: MSRAGCGRTGTWSASSRPRPATAALLAADTADPAITGVIDAIAGADAVVVASPVYKAAYSGLLKALLDLLPQFALAGKAVLPLVTGGTPAHVLAIDYALRPVLTSLGADHVVQGWLVLDKHIAVDADRVALDAAGEGPVRTAVDGFSEAVHARRPLAVAL